In one Bradyrhizobium sp. 4 genomic region, the following are encoded:
- a CDS encoding AAA family ATPase, with translation MRTDALAFGEFRLDRANALLWRGGERIALAPKPFEVLCHLVGRPGELVTKEELLDAVWSDLHVSESSLAVAVNALRSVLGDDRQSPNYIETVTRRGYRFIAAVATVELPAIERAREQEAASATEQAVDRRRHWRVGRTGALDTLDKALQLARTGQRQVVFITGEAGIGKTTLLQMTLERMNQQGLGALHCSCNELFGTHEAFLPLIGALNECCRRTDGASLLTSIREHAPTWLAQMPGFLGEADRAAFQHEVFGATRERMLREFADLMEHLAVTRPWVIILEDLHWSDFATVDVLSRLARRDRRASILVLATYRPMEVAVGGHPIRAVHQDLRIHGHATELALDRLTGTDVERYLSLRFSSADFAKELVERIFARTGGHPLFVSSLLDHLVAQGALVEHELGWRLVSEDAASQDSMPRDLEGMIKQQIDHLTADERCLLEVASAAGAEFSALHIAGALDRPVLDVEQMCEDLARTDRVIVVAGMTEWPNGGVSGRYAFQHALYQEILYQRLAPARRTKTHALLGAGIEQGYGPQAVELAAVVARHFELGRDFPKAMHYLGAAAEGSARRFSTREAANYLSRALDLVPHLPPEFRVTTRLKLLLQRAWAWRASGDFLNSLQDLSAVVAHAAENGHVREEVNALVDLSRFCLYVDRRQSLPVAEQALVKSRAIDDAAFSALVQGNVANLKLMLRGWDRENAELAERASALITGEQDLSMRLRRCSMEMVLEFLRANYPACCDATTRGKELARLVGDVYLFVLYESVEAFAQIYLGEWGRAQRNVVSALAISERNANPQAVALCHLTIGWLYSEAEEYGSASRRAEDALGPMIEANPFTFFVGRNLLARAYVRMGDLPRARQHLDAMERRMEVDRVPMESLVIPHYLLTCCDYWIATGDLDRAQTWASQFQEVTSAAPDRPFLALCYEAMARIAILKQDTQVAGEHLSTAISILRHARLPHASWRVCRTTAVLYESLGQAQRAAKWRDRSSQVIASLAETLDPGDPLRSASFFDAGRDNGSNHEGR, from the coding sequence GTGCGTACAGACGCGCTTGCCTTTGGTGAATTCCGCCTCGACCGTGCCAACGCGCTATTGTGGCGAGGCGGGGAGCGGATCGCGCTGGCGCCGAAGCCGTTCGAGGTTCTTTGCCATCTTGTCGGTCGGCCCGGTGAGCTCGTCACCAAGGAAGAGTTGCTCGACGCGGTCTGGTCCGATCTGCACGTCAGCGAGTCGAGCCTCGCCGTTGCCGTGAACGCGCTACGCTCGGTGCTCGGCGACGACAGGCAGTCCCCCAATTACATCGAGACAGTCACGCGGCGCGGCTATCGCTTCATTGCGGCGGTCGCGACCGTCGAATTGCCTGCGATCGAGCGAGCGCGCGAACAGGAGGCGGCGTCCGCCACGGAGCAGGCCGTCGATCGACGCCGGCACTGGAGGGTCGGGCGCACTGGGGCACTCGATACGCTGGACAAGGCGTTGCAACTCGCCCGTACCGGACAGCGTCAGGTCGTCTTCATCACCGGCGAGGCCGGGATCGGCAAGACCACCCTCTTGCAAATGACGCTCGAGAGGATGAACCAGCAGGGACTGGGCGCGCTGCATTGTAGCTGCAACGAATTGTTCGGCACCCATGAGGCCTTTCTTCCGCTGATCGGCGCGCTGAACGAGTGCTGCCGTCGAACCGATGGAGCATCGCTGCTGACTTCGATCCGCGAGCACGCCCCGACCTGGCTCGCGCAAATGCCCGGTTTCCTCGGCGAAGCAGACCGGGCCGCATTCCAGCACGAGGTCTTCGGCGCAACCCGGGAGCGCATGCTGCGCGAATTTGCCGATCTCATGGAACATCTCGCCGTCACGCGACCATGGGTGATCATCCTGGAAGATCTGCATTGGAGCGACTTTGCCACCGTGGATGTGCTCTCCCGGCTTGCGCGCCGGGATCGGAGGGCTTCTATCCTCGTGCTCGCCACGTATCGGCCGATGGAAGTCGCCGTCGGCGGACATCCTATCCGTGCCGTTCACCAGGACTTGCGCATTCACGGCCACGCCACCGAGCTCGCGCTCGACCGACTGACCGGGACCGACGTCGAACGCTATCTTTCCCTGCGCTTCAGCTCGGCCGATTTTGCCAAAGAGCTGGTCGAGCGCATCTTCGCGCGGACCGGCGGGCATCCTCTGTTCGTGTCGTCTCTGCTCGATCATCTCGTGGCCCAAGGCGCGCTGGTCGAGCACGAATTGGGCTGGCGGCTGGTCAGTGAAGACGCGGCCTCGCAGGACAGCATGCCGCGCGATCTGGAAGGAATGATCAAGCAGCAGATCGATCACCTCACCGCGGACGAGCGCTGCCTGCTCGAGGTCGCCAGTGCGGCGGGAGCGGAGTTTTCCGCGCTCCATATCGCCGGTGCGCTGGACCGTCCCGTGCTGGATGTCGAGCAGATGTGCGAGGACCTGGCGCGGACTGATCGCGTCATCGTCGTTGCCGGCATGACCGAGTGGCCGAACGGAGGCGTCTCCGGTCGCTATGCGTTCCAGCACGCGCTTTACCAGGAGATCCTCTACCAGCGGCTCGCGCCGGCGCGCCGCACGAAAACCCATGCGCTGCTTGGGGCGGGGATCGAGCAGGGATACGGGCCGCAGGCTGTGGAGCTCGCCGCCGTTGTCGCGCGCCATTTCGAACTGGGCCGCGATTTCCCGAAAGCTATGCATTATCTGGGCGCGGCGGCCGAGGGCTCGGCGCGAAGGTTCAGCACGCGCGAGGCCGCCAATTACCTGTCCCGCGCTTTGGACCTAGTGCCGCATCTGCCGCCGGAGTTTCGGGTGACGACACGTCTGAAGTTGCTGCTTCAGCGCGCCTGGGCCTGGCGGGCCAGTGGAGATTTCCTGAATTCGCTGCAGGATCTCAGCGCAGTCGTCGCGCACGCGGCGGAGAACGGGCACGTGCGCGAAGAGGTGAACGCGCTGGTCGATCTAAGCAGATTTTGTCTCTACGTCGATCGCCGCCAGAGCCTGCCTGTTGCGGAACAGGCGCTTGTCAAGAGCCGGGCGATCGACGACGCGGCGTTCAGCGCTCTGGTCCAGGGCAACGTTGCCAATTTGAAGCTGATGCTCCGCGGCTGGGATCGCGAGAATGCGGAGCTCGCCGAGCGTGCGTCAGCACTGATCACCGGGGAGCAGGATCTGAGCATGCGGCTGCGACGCTGCTCGATGGAGATGGTGCTGGAGTTCCTGCGCGCGAATTATCCGGCCTGCTGCGATGCGACGACCAGGGGAAAGGAGCTCGCCCGCCTGGTCGGTGACGTCTATCTGTTCGTGCTCTATGAATCGGTCGAGGCCTTTGCCCAGATTTATCTCGGTGAATGGGGACGGGCGCAACGAAACGTCGTCTCCGCGTTGGCTATCTCGGAGCGGAATGCAAATCCGCAGGCCGTCGCGCTGTGTCATCTCACGATCGGATGGCTGTATTCCGAGGCGGAGGAATATGGCAGCGCGTCACGGCGCGCGGAGGATGCGCTCGGCCCGATGATCGAGGCCAATCCGTTCACCTTCTTCGTCGGCAGGAACCTGCTGGCGCGAGCTTATGTCCGGATGGGCGACCTGCCTCGGGCGCGGCAGCATCTCGATGCGATGGAGCGGCGGATGGAGGTCGACCGGGTGCCGATGGAGTCGCTGGTCATTCCGCATTATCTGCTTACCTGCTGCGACTATTGGATAGCGACCGGCGATCTGGACCGCGCGCAAACATGGGCCAGCCAGTTTCAAGAGGTGACGAGCGCGGCACCCGACCGGCCGTTTCTCGCGCTGTGCTACGAGGCCATGGCGAGAATTGCGATCCTGAAGCAGGATACGCAAGTCGCCGGCGAGCATTTGTCGACGGCCATTTCGATCCTCCGCCATGCCAGGCTGCCGCATGCCAGCTGGCGGGTTTGTCGCACGACCGCGGTGCTCTATGAGAGCCTCGGACAAGCGCAAAGGGCTGCCAAGTGGCGGGACCGCTCCAGCCAGGTGATCGCATCGCTGGCAGAGACGCTTGATCCCGGCGATCCGCTGCGATCGGCGTCATTTTTCGACGCAGGCCGGGACAACGGGTCCAATCATGAGGGACGGTGA
- the glgC gene encoding glucose-1-phosphate adenylyltransferase: MSAARPEPLARQALAFVLAGGRGSRLLELTDRRAKPAVYFGGKSRIIDFALSNAVNSGIRRIAVATQYKAHSLIRHLQMGWNFFRPERNESFDILPASQRVSENMWYVGTADAVYQNIDIIESHACRFIVVLAGDHIYKMDYEVMLRQHVESGADVTVGCLEMPRQESSGFGIMHIDENGWIKEFLEKPKDPPPMPGKPDVSLASMGIYVFDAKFLFEELKRDAEDPNSNHDFGKDIIPYLVKNGRAMAHQYSTSCVRSGSDPRAYWRDVGTVDAYWAANIDLTDVVPELDLFDSAWPIWSYSEITPPAKFVHDEESRRGQAVSSLVSGGCIISGASLRRSLLFTGVRVNSYAQVENAVIMPYVNIGRGARLKNVVIDRGVEIPEGLVVGEDPELDARRFRTTEQGISLITQPMLDRLNT; this comes from the coding sequence ATGAGTGCCGCGAGACCCGAGCCGCTTGCCCGTCAGGCCCTGGCGTTCGTCCTGGCCGGCGGACGCGGCAGCCGGCTGCTGGAGCTGACCGACCGGCGCGCCAAGCCCGCGGTCTATTTCGGCGGAAAATCCCGTATCATCGATTTCGCGCTGTCGAACGCGGTGAACTCGGGCATCCGTCGCATCGCGGTCGCCACCCAGTACAAGGCGCACAGCCTGATCCGGCACCTTCAGATGGGCTGGAACTTCTTCCGTCCCGAGCGCAACGAGAGCTTCGACATCCTCCCGGCGAGCCAGCGCGTCTCCGAAAACATGTGGTATGTCGGCACGGCCGATGCAGTCTACCAGAACATCGACATCATCGAATCCCACGCCTGCCGCTTCATCGTGGTTCTCGCCGGCGACCATATCTATAAAATGGATTACGAGGTGATGCTGCGCCAGCATGTCGAGAGCGGCGCCGACGTCACCGTCGGCTGCCTGGAGATGCCGCGGCAGGAATCTTCCGGCTTCGGCATCATGCATATCGACGAGAACGGCTGGATCAAAGAGTTCCTGGAGAAGCCGAAAGATCCGCCGCCGATGCCGGGCAAGCCGGACGTCTCGCTCGCCAGCATGGGCATCTACGTGTTCGACGCGAAATTCCTGTTCGAGGAGCTCAAGCGCGACGCCGAGGATCCGAATTCCAACCACGATTTCGGCAAGGACATCATCCCCTACCTCGTCAAGAACGGCCGCGCCATGGCGCACCAGTACTCGACCTCCTGCGTCCGCTCCGGCAGCGACCCGCGCGCCTATTGGCGCGATGTCGGCACGGTCGACGCCTATTGGGCCGCCAATATCGACCTCACCGACGTGGTCCCCGAGCTCGATTTGTTCGACAGCGCCTGGCCGATCTGGTCCTATTCGGAAATCACGCCGCCGGCAAAATTCGTCCACGACGAGGAGAGCCGGCGCGGCCAGGCCGTGAGCTCGCTGGTCTCGGGCGGTTGCATCATTTCCGGCGCCTCGCTGCGGCGCTCGCTGCTGTTCACCGGCGTGCGCGTCAACTCCTATGCTCAGGTCGAGAACGCCGTGATCATGCCGTACGTGAACATCGGCCGCGGCGCGCGTTTGAAGAACGTCGTGATCGATCGCGGCGTCGAGATCCCGGAAGGGCTCGTCGTCGGCGAGGATCCCGAGTTGGACGCAAGACGCTTCCGCACCACCGAGCAGGGCATTTCGCTCATCACCCAGCCGATGCTCGACAGGCTCAATACATGA
- the glgA gene encoding glycogen synthase GlgA, translating to MTPVRVLAVASEVYPIVKTGGLADVAGALPIALKAHGVEMRTLMPGYPDVMRVLGGADEIRHWPDYFGGPGRLLAASHDGLDLFVLDVPHLYARPGNPYVTAEGVDWADNGMRFAALSRIAADIGHGLVPAFVPDVVHAHDWQAGLAPAYLHYDNRPRPATVMTIHNMAYQGKFAPELIGSIGLPWRAYGVNDLEYFGGISFLKAGLQFADRITTVSPTYAQEIQSDEGGMGFGGLLRARAHVLSGILNGIDVSVWNPQEDPHIAYRFGAEDLTFRAANKAVLQQQFNLDSSDEAPLLGVISRLSWQKGLDLLLEAIPTILREGMQLALLGSGDRDLQDRYQAVARANPGRIGVVIGYDEIMAHLIQAGADALIVPSRFEPCGLTQLCALRYGAVPIVSRVGGLEDTIVDIGEADKSGHDATGFKFAPVTADALAGTLRKANIAFHDKLTWRRLQLSGLATDVSWRDRAGDYAALYRSLITARA from the coding sequence ATGACGCCTGTTCGCGTCCTCGCGGTCGCCTCTGAAGTCTATCCCATCGTCAAGACCGGCGGCCTCGCCGATGTCGCGGGCGCGCTGCCGATCGCGCTCAAGGCGCATGGCGTCGAGATGCGCACCTTGATGCCGGGTTATCCCGACGTGATGCGGGTGCTGGGGGGAGCCGACGAAATCCGGCACTGGCCGGATTATTTCGGCGGACCCGGTCGTCTGCTCGCCGCCTCGCATGACGGCCTCGATCTGTTCGTGCTCGACGTGCCGCATCTCTACGCACGGCCTGGCAACCCCTACGTGACGGCCGAAGGTGTCGACTGGGCGGACAATGGCATGCGGTTCGCCGCGCTCTCGCGCATCGCGGCCGACATCGGCCACGGCCTCGTTCCCGCCTTCGTGCCCGACGTGGTGCATGCCCATGACTGGCAGGCCGGGCTCGCGCCGGCCTATCTGCACTACGATAACCGGCCGCGGCCCGCCACCGTGATGACCATCCACAACATGGCCTATCAGGGCAAGTTCGCGCCCGAGCTGATCGGTTCGATCGGCCTGCCGTGGCGCGCTTACGGCGTCAACGACCTCGAATATTTCGGCGGCATCAGTTTTTTGAAGGCCGGCCTGCAATTCGCCGATCGCATCACCACGGTCTCGCCGACCTATGCGCAGGAGATCCAGAGCGACGAGGGCGGCATGGGGTTCGGCGGCTTGCTGCGCGCCCGCGCGCACGTGCTGAGCGGAATCCTCAACGGCATCGATGTCTCCGTTTGGAATCCGCAAGAAGATCCGCACATCGCCTACCGCTTCGGCGCGGAGGACCTCACGTTCCGGGCCGCGAACAAGGCGGTGCTGCAGCAACAGTTCAATCTGGATTCCTCGGACGAAGCGCCATTGCTCGGCGTCATCAGCCGCCTGTCCTGGCAGAAGGGGCTCGATCTCCTGCTCGAAGCCATTCCGACGATTTTGCGCGAAGGCATGCAGCTCGCGCTGCTCGGCAGCGGGGACCGCGATCTGCAGGATCGCTATCAGGCCGTTGCGCGCGCGAACCCCGGCCGCATCGGCGTCGTGATCGGCTATGACGAGATCATGGCGCATCTGATCCAGGCCGGCGCGGACGCGCTCATCGTACCATCACGGTTCGAGCCGTGCGGCCTGACCCAGCTCTGCGCGCTGCGCTACGGCGCCGTGCCCATCGTCTCGCGGGTCGGCGGCCTCGAGGATACCATCGTCGATATCGGCGAGGCCGATAAATCGGGTCACGATGCCACCGGCTTCAAGTTCGCACCCGTCACCGCGGATGCCCTCGCCGGCACGCTGCGCAAGGCCAACATCGCCTTTCACGACAAGCTGACCTGGCGCCGCCTGCAACTGAGCGGCCTTGCGACCGACGTGTCCTGGCGCGACCGCGCCGGCGACTATGCCGCGCTCTATCGCAGCCTCATCACCGCGCGCGCCTGA
- a CDS encoding SemiSWEET transporter, giving the protein MDPFLIKLIGFAAATCTTVAYAPQAIKVWKTRSTGDISLGMFLVMVLGLALWLVYGLLSGDAPLVAANAITIVLAGGILFMKLKYG; this is encoded by the coding sequence ATGGACCCGTTCTTGATCAAGCTGATCGGCTTTGCCGCCGCGACCTGCACCACCGTGGCCTACGCGCCGCAAGCCATCAAAGTGTGGAAGACCCGCTCCACCGGTGATATTTCGCTCGGCATGTTCCTGGTCATGGTGCTGGGCCTGGCGCTCTGGCTCGTCTACGGCCTGCTGTCGGGCGATGCGCCCCTCGTCGCCGCAAACGCCATCACCATCGTGCTCGCCGGCGGCATCCTGTTCATGAAGCTGAAATACGGGTGA
- a CDS encoding class III extradiol ring-cleavage dioxygenase: MVRLPTFFLSHGGGPWPFMEDRRVQYAKTAEAFGRLPQLLPGKPKAVLVITGHWEADAFTVSTSAHPPMVYDYHGFPEHTYHLKYPAPGRPELAAEVKALLIRAGVDCREDPNQGFDHGTFVPLGLMYPHADMPIVLLSLRSSYDPAEHIKVGQAIASLRDEGILIVGSGLTYHNMRGFGRAESKPVSYDFEAYLNEAISHKDAARRNAMLVDWENAPSARLAHPREDHLLPLMVAAGAAGSDAGQRVFVDEVANVAMASYVFGG, from the coding sequence ATGGTGCGACTTCCGACTTTCTTCCTGTCACATGGTGGCGGTCCCTGGCCGTTCATGGAAGACAGGCGGGTGCAATATGCGAAGACCGCCGAGGCGTTCGGCCGGCTGCCGCAGCTCTTGCCGGGGAAGCCCAAGGCCGTGCTCGTCATCACAGGACATTGGGAGGCTGACGCCTTCACCGTGTCGACCTCGGCGCATCCGCCGATGGTGTACGATTATCACGGTTTCCCCGAGCACACCTATCACCTCAAATATCCGGCGCCGGGGCGGCCCGAGCTCGCCGCGGAGGTGAAGGCGCTGCTCATTCGCGCGGGCGTCGATTGCCGGGAGGATCCCAACCAGGGCTTCGATCACGGCACCTTCGTGCCGCTCGGGCTGATGTATCCGCACGCCGACATGCCCATCGTGCTGCTGTCGCTGAGATCGAGTTACGATCCGGCCGAGCACATCAAGGTCGGGCAGGCGATTGCCTCGCTGCGGGACGAAGGCATTCTGATCGTCGGCAGCGGGCTCACCTATCACAACATGCGCGGGTTCGGCCGCGCGGAGTCGAAGCCGGTCTCGTATGATTTCGAGGCGTATCTGAACGAGGCGATTAGCCACAAGGACGCAGCGCGCCGCAACGCGATGCTGGTTGACTGGGAGAACGCACCGAGCGCGCGCCTGGCCCATCCGCGCGAAGATCATCTGCTGCCGCTGATGGTGGCCGCCGGCGCCGCCGGCAGCGACGCGGGCCAGCGCGTATTCGTCGACGAGGTCGCGAATGTCGCGATGGCTTCGTATGTGTTCGGGGGGTGA
- a CDS encoding carboxylesterase family protein, protein MRSVFALFATSLVLCCAGSAAAQPVGQFPFALTREGQMLGAVEGEVASFKGLAYAAAPIGPLRWRPPQAAPESSEMRTAYAYGAPCLQPLLPGSSEDCLTLNVFRPFGVDGPLPVMMFIHDGAFVSGTANDPLFDGARLAQAGLIVVTVNFRLGVLGWLTDPALSEDGSGKYGLMDQIAALHWVHDNIAAFGGDPTNVTLFGSGAGATSIALLMLSEQSRDLFQKAILQSIPGRARLRSAQEAEIVGRQFMAALGRQADLRTADPRRLLAVEKHLLEKSPRSFGPTIDGRLVSEEVAAGFAARHESRIPLIIGSNDDETGFDGELDIREELASSGATSDELRRLYPDLAKPSSRAARFYTDKVFSEPVRLLARLHAASGAPTFRYRFAYVPEARRANPEGGHGRELQFIFGVEGMPGAGILSRGDREVAHRMRAYWINFAKSGDPNGADLPRWDAAAGSDRLLLITNDRIASGDDSWSERLDRFGR, encoded by the coding sequence ATGCGGTCCGTGTTCGCGCTTTTTGCGACGTCTCTCGTCCTCTGTTGCGCCGGCTCGGCCGCGGCCCAGCCGGTTGGCCAGTTTCCGTTTGCGCTGACGCGCGAAGGACAGATGCTCGGCGCCGTCGAAGGCGAGGTAGCCTCGTTCAAGGGGCTGGCCTATGCGGCCGCGCCGATCGGGCCGCTGCGCTGGCGTCCGCCGCAGGCTGCACCAGAGAGTTCGGAGATGCGCACCGCCTATGCGTATGGCGCGCCGTGTCTTCAGCCGTTGCTGCCGGGATCGAGCGAGGATTGCCTCACGCTGAACGTGTTCCGTCCGTTCGGGGTCGATGGCCCGCTGCCGGTGATGATGTTCATCCACGACGGCGCTTTCGTCAGCGGCACTGCGAATGATCCGCTGTTCGATGGTGCCAGGCTCGCGCAAGCCGGTCTCATCGTGGTGACCGTGAATTTTCGCCTCGGCGTGCTCGGCTGGCTCACCGATCCCGCGCTGTCGGAAGACGGTTCCGGCAAATACGGCCTGATGGACCAGATCGCGGCGCTGCATTGGGTGCATGATAACATCGCGGCCTTCGGCGGCGATCCCACCAACGTCACCTTGTTCGGCAGTGGCGCAGGCGCGACCTCGATCGCGCTGCTGATGCTGTCTGAGCAATCGCGTGATCTCTTTCAGAAAGCCATTCTGCAATCGATTCCCGGCCGTGCGCGCCTGCGTTCGGCACAAGAGGCCGAGATTGTGGGGCGGCAATTCATGGCGGCGCTGGGGCGACAGGCCGATTTGCGCACCGCCGACCCGCGACGCCTGCTTGCCGTCGAAAAGCATCTGCTGGAAAAATCGCCGCGCAGCTTCGGACCGACGATCGATGGACGTCTGGTGAGCGAGGAGGTCGCCGCGGGCTTCGCGGCCAGACATGAGAGCCGCATTCCCCTGATCATCGGCTCGAACGACGACGAGACCGGTTTCGACGGCGAGCTGGATATTCGGGAAGAGCTGGCGTCGTCAGGCGCCACCAGCGATGAGCTGCGCAGGCTCTATCCCGACCTCGCCAAACCTTCCAGCCGCGCGGCAAGGTTCTACACCGACAAGGTCTTCTCCGAGCCGGTGAGACTGCTGGCGCGCCTGCATGCCGCCAGCGGTGCGCCGACCTTTCGCTATCGCTTCGCCTATGTGCCGGAGGCACGGCGCGCAAACCCCGAGGGCGGTCACGGGCGGGAATTGCAGTTCATCTTCGGCGTGGAAGGCATGCCCGGTGCAGGTATCCTGTCACGAGGCGATCGCGAGGTCGCACACCGCATGCGCGCCTACTGGATCAATTTTGCCAAGAGCGGCGATCCCAACGGTGCGGACCTGCCGCGTTGGGATGCGGCCGCAGGCAGCGATCGCCTGCTGCTGATCACGAACGATCGCATCGCGAGCGGAGACGACTCCTGGTCGGAGCGCCTGGACCGGTTCGGGCGTTAG